One Bremerella alba DNA segment encodes these proteins:
- a CDS encoding pyruvate kinase gives MLKRTKVAATLGPSTSRPSELMKLVRAGADAFLLDLSKDDPSVWDERHEAIREVEGKVQQPITLLVDTPCREGSTANETCIASNHIKWIANHEVDYVLTSVPRGAHSLAEVRKVLTASGSDASVMARLDHAGNYRDIDSIIQSADGVVVTGMGFSDLETWSIPVMQKMVARQCQIGAKPCLVDRGILKNMLQSEEPSNSEVFDIANVVFDHADAIVLGEETAYGSYPLQAVEVLSKTVIATESLMEITDRPIKVGFGQPPNTAAMAYSIRHILKMQEIAAVGVYSHSSMTARLIAKNWIDCPILGLSDLPTTVRQMGVYHGVVSRQMKSPGSTAEMLATTTSIAKKLGLVVPGDRMIVVSELPIRSTNNANAFVIETID, from the coding sequence ATGCTCAAGCGTACCAAGGTCGCTGCAACGCTCGGTCCTAGCACATCGCGACCGAGCGAGTTAATGAAGCTTGTTCGTGCCGGAGCGGATGCCTTCCTGTTAGACTTGTCGAAAGATGACCCGTCCGTATGGGATGAGCGTCACGAGGCAATTCGTGAAGTCGAAGGGAAAGTTCAGCAGCCAATCACGTTGCTGGTGGACACACCGTGCCGTGAAGGCTCGACTGCCAATGAGACGTGCATTGCCTCCAACCACATTAAATGGATTGCCAATCACGAGGTCGATTATGTTTTGACTTCGGTTCCCCGGGGGGCTCATTCCTTAGCCGAAGTCCGTAAAGTGCTGACGGCGTCTGGTAGCGATGCCTCGGTTATGGCACGCCTCGACCATGCGGGGAACTATCGAGATATCGACAGCATCATTCAATCAGCCGATGGGGTGGTCGTCACGGGAATGGGTTTCTCGGACCTGGAAACCTGGTCGATACCTGTGATGCAAAAAATGGTTGCCCGACAATGCCAAATTGGGGCCAAGCCCTGCCTTGTTGATCGCGGCATTTTGAAGAACATGCTGCAGTCGGAGGAACCCAGCAATAGCGAAGTGTTCGATATTGCGAATGTCGTCTTTGACCATGCCGACGCTATTGTATTGGGTGAAGAGACGGCCTATGGAAGCTATCCGCTCCAGGCTGTTGAAGTTCTCTCGAAGACGGTCATCGCCACCGAGAGCCTGATGGAAATTACCGATCGTCCTATTAAGGTCGGATTTGGTCAGCCGCCCAATACGGCTGCGATGGCCTACTCGATACGGCATATCCTCAAGATGCAGGAAATTGCTGCAGTGGGAGTTTACTCGCACTCGAGCATGACGGCCCGGCTTATCGCCAAGAATTGGATCGACTGCCCGATTCTGGGACTTTCTGATTTACCAACGACCGTTCGCCAGATGGGAGTCTACCATGGCGTGGTCTCCCGACAGATGAAGTCGCCAGGCAGCACGGCTGAAATGCTCGCGACGACGACTTCGATCGCCAAGAAGCTGGGGCTCGTGGTGCCAGGAGATCGAATGATTGTCGTCTCGGAACTACCAATTCGTTCGACCAACAACGCAAACGCGTTTGTGATCGAAACAATTGACTAG
- the pstB gene encoding phosphate ABC transporter ATP-binding protein PstB, with product MIDNQASDDTVIDCDVKELYYGTFKAVRDTRIPIKQGQITAFIGPSGCGKSTVLRCLNRMNDLIRGFRFEGHVHFRGQDIYGQTIDPVAVRRHIGMVFQQPNPFAMSIYKNITYGLRINGYRGNYDEVVENALRGAALWDEVKDKLKQSGLSLSGGQQQRLCIARAIAVEPEVLLMDEPCSALDPIATRKIEELMKELKQKYTIAIVTHNMQQAQRVADQTAFLYVDTTQGGRTGYLVERKETKHLFEDPQEEYTRQYIRGEFS from the coding sequence ATGATCGATAACCAAGCTTCTGACGACACGGTCATCGACTGCGATGTGAAGGAACTGTACTACGGTACATTCAAAGCAGTTCGAGACACGCGTATTCCGATCAAGCAAGGACAGATTACCGCTTTCATCGGTCCGTCCGGCTGCGGTAAGAGCACCGTCCTGCGTTGCTTGAATCGCATGAACGACCTCATTCGAGGTTTCCGCTTCGAAGGGCATGTTCATTTTCGTGGCCAAGATATTTATGGTCAGACCATCGATCCGGTCGCCGTTCGCCGCCACATTGGAATGGTCTTTCAGCAGCCCAATCCGTTCGCGATGAGTATCTACAAGAACATCACCTACGGGCTTCGCATCAACGGTTACCGCGGTAACTACGACGAAGTCGTCGAGAATGCTCTGCGTGGGGCCGCGTTGTGGGACGAAGTGAAAGATAAGCTCAAGCAAAGCGGCTTATCCCTTTCAGGTGGTCAGCAACAGCGTCTGTGTATTGCCCGGGCAATTGCTGTGGAACCGGAAGTCCTTCTGATGGACGAACCCTGTTCGGCACTCGACCCGATCGCAACCCGCAAAATCGAAGAGCTGATGAAGGAGCTTAAGCAGAAGTACACGATCGCCATCGTGACTCACAACATGCAACAAGCCCAACGTGTCGCCGATCAAACGGCATTCCTTTACGTCGACACCACCCAAGGCGGCCGCACCGGCTACCTGGTGGAACGTAAGGAAACAAAGCACCTCTTTGAAGATCCACAAGAAGAGTACACCCGGCAATACATCCGCGGTGAATTCAGCTAG
- the pstA gene encoding phosphate ABC transporter permease PstA: MASPENESSPLGEIELRQLERSLRKPRTLLSMFLSLFTSVLTFAALVPLVSVVFMLFYRGASKLTLSNFYELPPTAFEEGGGFGNALIGTIIMVVLAALISVPFGIMASVFLAELGAQSRTASVVRFCAKVLSGFPSILAGVFAYGAVVLVTGGFSAYAGGVALSILMLPVVILTAEEAIRMVPSRMKEASIGMGATQTQTLWFVTLPTALPGIITGVMLAVARAAGETAPLLFTALFSNYWSMSNWSPTSIELAEPTASMAVLIYNFSSSFVDNQKEMAWSASLVLVLVVLVTNLIGKSLSSSGPTR; the protein is encoded by the coding sequence ATGGCATCTCCTGAAAATGAATCGTCGCCATTGGGCGAAATTGAGCTCCGTCAATTGGAACGGTCGCTCCGGAAACCGCGAACTTTGCTGAGCATGTTTCTCAGCTTATTCACCTCTGTCCTTACGTTCGCTGCCTTGGTGCCCCTTGTTTCCGTGGTGTTCATGCTCTTCTATCGAGGGGCATCCAAGCTGACGCTATCCAACTTTTATGAATTGCCTCCCACGGCATTTGAGGAAGGGGGCGGGTTCGGAAATGCCTTGATCGGGACAATCATTATGGTCGTCCTGGCGGCGCTGATTAGTGTGCCGTTTGGAATCATGGCATCGGTTTTTCTGGCAGAACTAGGTGCGCAAAGCCGAACGGCCAGTGTGGTTCGCTTTTGTGCCAAAGTCTTGAGCGGATTTCCTTCCATCCTGGCCGGTGTTTTTGCCTATGGTGCCGTTGTTTTGGTTACCGGAGGATTCTCCGCCTATGCAGGGGGGGTAGCGTTGTCCATTCTGATGCTTCCTGTAGTAATCCTGACCGCCGAAGAAGCAATTCGTATGGTTCCTTCCCGGATGAAGGAAGCTTCGATCGGAATGGGAGCTACGCAAACTCAGACATTGTGGTTTGTCACATTGCCAACTGCATTGCCGGGGATCATAACGGGGGTTATGCTGGCAGTGGCCCGTGCGGCGGGTGAGACGGCACCTTTGTTGTTTACCGCACTGTTTAGTAACTATTGGTCCATGTCCAACTGGTCACCAACGTCGATTGAACTTGCTGAGCCAACTGCCTCGATGGCGGTCCTCATTTACAATTTTTCTTCTTCGTTCGTAGACAACCAGAAAGAAATGGCCTGGTCAGCCTCATTAGTTTTAGTGCTGGTGGTGCTGGTGACGAATCTGATTGGTAAAAGCCTCTCATCGAGCGGACCGACACGATAA
- the pstC gene encoding phosphate ABC transporter permease subunit PstC, whose protein sequence is MDHPTRSPISRPPTAVERGIDRVFRFACSSFAWLTIIVMAYIVFEISWKASPAVQEYGTDFLTGRTWDPNTSEYGILPEIWGTLYSSLLALFIGSFFGIAVAVFLSEGYLGNFVFQILRLFGIQFHRFWGKLPTWSEGALKNLVELLAAIPSVVYGLWGIFVVMPMLREPCNWLHENMGWFPLFSTRYQGPGMITASFVLAIMILPTISAISRDALVAVPPKLREASYGLGATRWETILSVVLPTASGGIFGGIVLAFGRALGETMALAMLVGNMNTVDVSIFSPANTLAALLANNFSEAGSDEMKVGVLMYAGMVLMAITLVVNILGALILQRATSGLKGMR, encoded by the coding sequence ATGGATCATCCAACAAGGTCGCCGATCTCTCGACCTCCGACGGCTGTCGAGCGAGGTATCGATCGAGTTTTTCGATTTGCCTGTTCGTCTTTTGCCTGGCTGACGATTATCGTCATGGCTTACATCGTCTTCGAGATTAGCTGGAAGGCGAGCCCAGCCGTTCAAGAGTATGGGACGGACTTTCTCACCGGCCGTACTTGGGACCCGAACACGTCCGAATACGGAATCCTCCCTGAAATCTGGGGAACACTCTATAGCTCGCTTCTGGCCCTATTTATCGGCTCGTTTTTCGGAATCGCCGTGGCTGTGTTTCTCAGCGAAGGCTACCTGGGCAACTTCGTATTTCAAATTTTAAGACTGTTTGGAATTCAATTTCATCGATTCTGGGGCAAGCTGCCGACTTGGTCTGAAGGTGCCCTGAAAAACCTGGTGGAATTGCTCGCTGCGATTCCCAGCGTGGTTTACGGTCTGTGGGGAATCTTTGTGGTGATGCCCATGCTGCGTGAACCATGCAATTGGCTTCACGAAAATATGGGGTGGTTTCCCCTCTTTAGTACACGCTACCAAGGCCCCGGTATGATTACCGCGTCTTTTGTGTTGGCGATTATGATTCTCCCGACCATCTCCGCGATCAGCCGTGACGCGCTTGTCGCCGTTCCGCCAAAACTGCGTGAGGCCTCTTACGGTCTGGGGGCGACGCGCTGGGAAACTATTTTATCCGTCGTACTGCCAACTGCTTCCGGTGGCATCTTTGGTGGTATCGTTTTGGCGTTCGGTCGGGCATTGGGTGAAACGATGGCCCTGGCGATGCTCGTGGGAAATATGAATACCGTCGATGTTTCTATCTTTTCACCTGCCAATACGTTGGCTGCACTACTGGCCAATAACTTTTCGGAAGCGGGAAGCGACGAAATGAAGGTCGGCGTCCTGATGTACGCCGGGATGGTCCTGATGGCCATCACATTGGTCGTGAATATATTGGGCGCACTGATCTTGCAACGGGCAACCTCTGGCCTGAAAGGAATGCGTTAA
- the pstS gene encoding phosphate ABC transporter substrate-binding protein PstS, translating into MPNTLSILGSYVALAAMMVATVGCSGGSNPDAVKLQGAGASFPALLYGAWFKSYSNEHDDVQIDYQSVGSGSGVSSVIDGTVDFGASDSAMSEEEMAKVERGVQLLPMTAGAIVIAYNLEGVDELKLSREAYAGIFLKEITKWNDPKIAATNEGVELPDQDINVIVRSDSSGTTYVFTKHLAAISEKFNSDVGVNKAPNWPVGTKSKGNEGVTTSLNQTPGSLGYVEYGFAEKTGLSMASLENKSGKFIKPTIESAQAALSAVEFPPSLIAFLPDPEGEDSWPIVTYTWIIAYKTYDDPKKMEAFKEMIKYCLTTGQESSEELGYIPLPETVTSKVTAALDNITAK; encoded by the coding sequence ATGCCAAACACTCTATCAATCTTGGGCTCGTATGTCGCACTGGCTGCCATGATGGTTGCCACGGTGGGCTGTAGCGGTGGGAGCAATCCCGACGCAGTTAAGCTTCAGGGGGCCGGGGCAAGCTTCCCAGCTCTTTTATATGGAGCATGGTTCAAGTCCTATTCCAACGAACACGACGACGTTCAAATCGATTATCAATCGGTGGGCAGTGGTTCTGGTGTAAGTTCCGTAATCGATGGTACTGTCGATTTCGGTGCCAGCGATTCTGCGATGAGTGAAGAGGAAATGGCCAAGGTCGAACGCGGCGTTCAGTTACTTCCGATGACCGCTGGTGCAATCGTGATCGCCTACAACTTAGAAGGTGTTGACGAATTGAAGCTTTCACGAGAAGCGTATGCTGGTATCTTCCTCAAAGAAATCACGAAGTGGAACGATCCTAAGATCGCCGCCACCAACGAAGGCGTGGAACTGCCTGACCAAGATATTAACGTCATTGTTCGATCGGACTCTAGCGGTACGACCTACGTCTTCACCAAGCACTTGGCCGCGATCAGCGAGAAGTTCAACAGTGATGTTGGCGTTAATAAGGCCCCAAACTGGCCCGTTGGTACCAAGAGCAAGGGTAACGAAGGGGTCACCACTTCGCTAAATCAGACGCCCGGTTCGCTGGGCTACGTCGAATATGGCTTTGCCGAAAAGACGGGCCTCTCAATGGCTTCGCTGGAAAACAAGTCCGGCAAGTTCATCAAGCCGACGATTGAATCGGCTCAAGCTGCTCTCTCAGCCGTTGAGTTTCCACCTTCGTTGATCGCGTTTCTACCGGACCCGGAAGGGGAGGATTCGTGGCCGATCGTTACTTATACCTGGATCATTGCCTACAAGACGTACGACGACCCAAAGAAGATGGAAGCGTTCAAGGAAATGATCAAATATTGTCTGACGACAGGACAAGAATCGAGTGAGGAACTCGGATATATTCCTCTTCCAGAGACAGTTACCAGCAAGGTTACGGCCGCGTTGGATAACATCACCGCAAAGTAG
- a CDS encoding NAD-dependent epimerase/dehydratase family protein gives MNTAQIQRPVVLVTGSGGLIGSRIVPELRKSYTVVGMDLHPPEQKAADVDHWIQVDLIEDESVAEALSELRANHGDHLASVVHLAAYYDFSGKESPLYDELTIQGTRRLIQNLHPMHVEQFQFTSSLLVMKSVAVGQCLTEQSPTAAEWAYPQSKLATEKLLREEHGDIPVLILRIAGVYDDAGHSLPISNQIQRIYEKQMESYFFPGDENCGQSFIHLDDLTQSIVAAVDRRNQLPNFKTLLIGEEDVMSYEQLQDAIGQHLHGKDWPTIRIPATMAKAGAWIKQKMASCEEEEPFIKPWMVDLADQNYPINATEAKQCLGWTPNHSLRETLPRILERLKENPIEFYQVNHLGSLEPSEPKGMNS, from the coding sequence GTGAATACGGCACAGATTCAACGTCCGGTAGTACTGGTAACTGGAAGCGGGGGACTTATCGGGTCGCGAATTGTTCCGGAACTGCGGAAGTCATACACGGTTGTGGGCATGGATTTGCATCCTCCTGAGCAGAAAGCGGCGGACGTCGATCATTGGATTCAAGTCGACTTGATCGAAGATGAGAGCGTTGCCGAGGCATTATCCGAACTTCGAGCTAATCATGGCGATCATTTGGCCAGTGTTGTTCATTTAGCGGCCTATTACGACTTTAGCGGGAAAGAAAGTCCTCTCTACGATGAGCTTACAATCCAAGGAACACGGCGGTTAATCCAAAATTTGCACCCCATGCATGTCGAGCAATTCCAGTTCACCAGCAGCTTGCTTGTGATGAAGTCGGTCGCGGTGGGGCAGTGCTTGACGGAGCAATCCCCCACCGCGGCGGAATGGGCCTATCCTCAGTCGAAATTGGCCACCGAGAAACTGCTACGTGAGGAACATGGCGACATTCCGGTTCTCATCCTCAGAATCGCAGGCGTTTACGATGATGCGGGGCATTCGTTGCCTATCTCGAATCAGATCCAGCGCATTTATGAAAAACAGATGGAGAGCTATTTTTTTCCTGGGGACGAAAACTGCGGCCAATCATTTATCCACTTGGATGACCTCACCCAGAGCATCGTGGCTGCCGTAGATCGACGTAATCAGCTACCAAACTTCAAGACTTTGCTGATCGGCGAAGAAGATGTCATGAGCTACGAACAGCTGCAGGACGCCATTGGCCAGCACCTCCATGGCAAAGATTGGCCCACCATACGAATTCCTGCCACGATGGCCAAAGCAGGCGCTTGGATCAAGCAAAAAATGGCCTCGTGTGAAGAGGAAGAACCCTTCATTAAACCTTGGATGGTCGATCTGGCCGATCAGAATTACCCAATTAATGCGACCGAAGCAAAACAATGCCTAGGATGGACGCCCAACCATTCTCTTCGCGAAACATTGCCAAGAATTTTGGAGCGGCTCAAGGAAAATCCGATTGAATTCTATCAGGTCAACCACTTGGGTTCGTTGGAACCAAGTGAGCCCAAGGGGATGAACTCATGA
- a CDS encoding vitamin K epoxide reductase family protein has product MNSPLPNTVIQGSMDHAPVSPWSYNPSAWSQRVPVCVLAFLAALIASHLAAFQWGLISYVWDPVFGEQSAKVIGSEIAKKMDRWVGVPDAALGAIAYLGDAIFGLAGSTRRWYERPWIVILFGIDVIPLGVVSVILVMLQTFVLGQWCFLCLVTAAISLGLIYLAYDEVYSSLLFLWKVWRRSRRVGTLWMALCGYPTEESGRVIEEMTLPLAERNGE; this is encoded by the coding sequence ATGAACTCCCCTCTTCCCAATACCGTGATACAAGGTTCAATGGATCACGCCCCCGTAAGTCCGTGGTCTTATAATCCGTCGGCCTGGTCCCAACGGGTTCCCGTTTGTGTATTGGCATTTCTGGCCGCGTTAATTGCTTCGCACTTAGCCGCATTTCAATGGGGATTGATCAGTTACGTCTGGGACCCTGTATTTGGTGAGCAAAGTGCCAAGGTGATCGGCTCAGAGATCGCCAAGAAAATGGATCGTTGGGTAGGCGTACCCGATGCGGCACTGGGTGCGATTGCGTATCTGGGAGATGCCATCTTTGGCTTGGCCGGTTCTACGCGACGCTGGTACGAGCGTCCTTGGATTGTCATCTTGTTTGGCATCGATGTCATTCCTCTGGGCGTTGTCAGCGTCATTCTTGTCATGCTGCAGACATTCGTCCTTGGACAGTGGTGCTTTCTCTGCCTGGTTACGGCGGCAATTTCACTGGGGCTGATCTACCTGGCATATGATGAAGTCTATTCCTCGCTTCTTTTCCTTTGGAAAGTGTGGCGACGCAGCCGACGCGTTGGCACCTTGTGGATGGCCCTTTGTGGTTATCCGACCGAGGAAAGTGGCCGAGTTATCGAAGAAATGACATTGCCGTTAGCTGAAAGAAATGGTGAATAA
- a CDS encoding SPW repeat domain-containing protein, producing MWARVVEFMLGCWLLCSPFIFRANDRAGVDSLVDFGLGGLVILLATLAFWEPTRYAHLVTLVGSLFMILVPRFTLSPEIPPAGQNFMMVGLLLLMFAMVPNQAFTTPRAWQSSLER from the coding sequence ATGTGGGCCCGAGTCGTTGAATTCATGCTTGGCTGCTGGTTACTGTGCAGCCCATTTATCTTCCGAGCGAATGACCGAGCAGGCGTCGATTCGCTGGTCGATTTTGGATTGGGCGGGTTGGTCATCCTGCTTGCCACATTGGCATTTTGGGAACCAACTCGTTATGCCCACTTGGTAACACTTGTAGGATCGCTATTTATGATCCTGGTCCCTCGGTTTACCCTATCTCCCGAGATCCCCCCAGCGGGGCAGAATTTTATGATGGTCGGACTACTACTGTTGATGTTTGCGATGGTGCCTAATCAGGCATTTACGACACCGAGAGCGTGGCAAAGCAGTCTGGAGAGATGA
- a CDS encoding general stress protein, whose amino-acid sequence MSRHCIVAIYDDFTAAQEAVNKLDESKFPSEQVSLVANSVHQDLSSTNNLQYGDESDKDAVLGAGVGGLLGFFMAAPLLTIPGFGLMLIAGPITVGLTGAIVGGFLGSMIGWGVHEDHVSQYEDEVRQGAFLVVANGDPFEVDFAKQLLDQTDARSIVSHVRESADSVEP is encoded by the coding sequence ATGTCCAGACACTGCATCGTCGCGATTTACGACGACTTTACGGCAGCTCAAGAGGCCGTCAACAAGCTCGATGAGAGCAAGTTTCCTTCGGAGCAAGTCTCGTTGGTGGCAAACAGCGTTCATCAAGATCTTTCGTCGACCAACAACCTCCAATATGGGGACGAGTCGGATAAAGACGCCGTTCTCGGCGCTGGCGTGGGTGGTTTGCTAGGTTTCTTTATGGCAGCCCCACTTCTGACGATCCCAGGCTTTGGACTGATGTTGATTGCAGGCCCAATTACCGTGGGGCTCACCGGTGCAATCGTGGGTGGGTTTCTGGGTTCCATGATCGGCTGGGGGGTCCACGAAGACCACGTCTCCCAGTACGAGGATGAAGTGCGTCAGGGGGCTTTCCTCGTCGTTGCCAATGGTGATCCGTTCGAGGTCGACTTTGCGAAACAACTGCTTGATCAAACGGATGCGAGATCTATCGTATCGCACGTTCGAGAAAGTGCTGATAGCGTCGAGCCGTGA
- the odhB gene encoding 2-oxoglutarate dehydrogenase complex dihydrolipoyllysine-residue succinyltransferase: MTIELKVPESGESIQEVQILKWLKSEGDNVSEDEDVVELETDKASMDLAAPADCTLQKILKQEGEIVSVGEVIALFEKGSGKPAAKSAKKEKKAAQPKAEAPTDSPKDGNAKSSSSDEDSQATPSGRRELLKHGLSASDVSPAGKTVRREDVEKYVNSISSRPSSDVGNRNESEMEEVIPMSLIRRRIATKLVEAQQKAALLTTFNQVDMSYVMDLRKRHGESFQKRYGVKLGFMSFFTKALIDALKAHPELNAEIRDETNIVYRNYFHIGIAVGSGKGLVVPVLKFAERMSFAEIEQSIQEFAGRAKSNQLKPQELSGGTFTISNGGVYGSMLSTPIVNPPQSGVLGMHAIEERPVAVNGQVVIRPMMYLALTYDHRIVDGREAVTFLRRIKDAIEEPSRMLIEA; encoded by the coding sequence ATGACCATCGAATTGAAAGTACCTGAATCGGGCGAGTCGATTCAGGAAGTGCAGATCCTAAAGTGGCTGAAGAGCGAAGGGGACAACGTTTCAGAAGACGAAGACGTTGTCGAATTGGAAACCGATAAGGCTTCCATGGATCTCGCTGCTCCGGCCGATTGCACGCTCCAGAAGATTTTGAAACAAGAGGGCGAGATCGTTTCGGTTGGCGAAGTGATCGCGCTCTTTGAAAAAGGTTCCGGCAAACCAGCTGCAAAGTCGGCCAAGAAAGAAAAGAAAGCCGCGCAGCCAAAGGCCGAAGCCCCGACAGATTCTCCAAAAGACGGTAACGCGAAGTCCTCGTCGAGCGATGAAGATAGCCAAGCGACACCGTCAGGACGTCGAGAACTGCTGAAACACGGCCTCTCGGCTTCGGACGTTTCGCCAGCGGGCAAGACTGTTCGCCGCGAGGACGTCGAGAAATACGTTAACTCGATCTCCAGCCGCCCCAGTTCCGATGTTGGTAATCGAAATGAGTCGGAGATGGAAGAGGTCATTCCGATGAGCCTCATTCGTCGCCGTATCGCTACAAAGCTGGTCGAAGCCCAGCAGAAAGCAGCTCTGCTGACGACATTCAACCAGGTTGATATGTCGTACGTGATGGATTTGCGAAAACGTCATGGCGAGTCTTTCCAGAAACGCTACGGCGTCAAGCTCGGCTTCATGTCGTTCTTCACCAAAGCGTTGATCGACGCCTTGAAAGCGCACCCGGAACTGAATGCCGAAATTCGCGACGAGACTAATATCGTCTATCGCAATTACTTCCATATCGGTATCGCCGTTGGATCGGGTAAGGGCTTGGTGGTTCCAGTGCTTAAGTTCGCGGAACGAATGAGCTTTGCTGAGATCGAACAGTCGATCCAAGAATTCGCAGGTCGTGCCAAAAGCAACCAGTTGAAGCCGCAAGAGCTATCGGGCGGTACCTTCACTATCAGCAATGGTGGTGTGTACGGATCGATGCTCTCGACACCGATCGTCAATCCACCTCAAAGTGGTGTGCTCGGTATGCATGCGATTGAAGAACGCCCGGTGGCCGTGAATGGTCAGGTTGTGATTCGCCCAATGATGTACTTGGCGTTAACTTACGATCACCGGATTGTGGATGGTCGCGAGGCAGTCACTTTCCTACGACGCATCAAAGATGCAATCGAGGAACCATCGCGAATGCTGATTGAAGCCTGA